One segment of Setaria viridis chromosome 4, Setaria_viridis_v4.0, whole genome shotgun sequence DNA contains the following:
- the LOC117853242 gene encoding transcription initiation factor IIE subunit beta, whose product MDLKDSLSRFKQQQERCQSSLASIALTSKPKHRAQPINAPSVPARPSKPIKFSNDTERLQHINSIRKSPVGAQMKLVIELLYKTRQAFTAEQINEATYVDIHGNKAVFNSLRNNPKIQYDGRRFSYKSKHDLNGKDQLLVLIRKFAEGLAVVEIKDAYPTVMEDLQALKAAGEVWLLSNMDSQEDIVYPNDPKNKIKVDDDLKQLFRDIELPRDMVDVEKELQKNGFKPMTNTAKRRAAAQIDGVKPKPKAKKKQREITKRTKLTNAHLPELFENLNT is encoded by the exons ATGGATCTCAAGGATAGCCTTTCCAGATTCAAACAACAGCAGGAGAGGTGCCAGTCATCTTTAGCTAGCATAGCTTTGACCTCAAAGCCAAAGCACAGGGCCCAACCGATAAATGCTCCATCTGTTCCAGCGAGGCCATCAAAACCTATTAAGTTTTCAAATGACACTGAAAGGCTTCAGCACATTAATTCGATTAGGAAATCCCCTGTTGGAGCACAGATGAAACTTGTCATCGAACTGCTCTACAAG ACAAGACAAGCTTTTACTGCAGAGCAAATAAATGAAGCAACTTATGTTGATATTCATGGTAATAAGGCTGTCTTTAACAGCTTGAGGAACAACCCCAAAATACAGTATGATGGGAGGCGTTTCTCGTACAAG TCCAAGCATGATCTTAATGGAAAAGATCAACTACTTGTTTTGATAAGAAAGTTCGCAGAGGGTCTTGCTGTAGTGGAAATCAAGGATGCATACCCAACTGTAATGGAAGATCTTCAG GCTCTGAAGGCAGCAGGTGAAGTTTGGCTGTTGTCAAACATGGACTCCCAGGAGGACATCGTGTACCCTAATGATCCTAAGAACAAGATCAAGGTTGATGATGATCTGAAACAGCTCTTCCGGGACATTGAGTTACCACGCGACATGGTGGACGTGGAAAAGGAGCTTCAGAAGAACGGCTTCAAGCCCATGACCAACACTGCAAAACGACGTGCAGCTGCCCAGATCGATGGGGTGAAACCCAAGCCCAAGGCCAAGAAGAAGCAACGCGAGATCACAAAACGGACCAAGCTCACGAATGCCCATCTGCCCGAGCTCTTCGAGAACCTCAACACTTAA
- the LOC117853239 gene encoding transcription factor TDR → MGGGDHRCMAATAATAASAGYGGGSVEAALRPLVGAHAWDYCICWRLSPDQRFLEMTGLCCSSELEAQVSALGELPSSIPLDSSSAGMHAEAMMSNQPIWQTSCVPAELPASCSTDLGSAAGPRTRLLVPIAGGLVELFAARYMVEDEQMAELVREQCGVPARATEGEGDEGGAAVHMWPEAPGFAWDGADPQRMYGAVPPSLSQFDAAGDPFLAAPPPGVVDDAAAGWQYATAAGSEPSVVAAQQEQHGVARAGGTDSGSEGSDLQGDPEDDGDGDAQGRGGGGGGKGGSKRQQCKNLEAERKRRKKLNDALYKLRSLVPNITKMDRASILGDAIDYIVGLQNQVKALQDELEDPADGAPDVLLDHLPPASLVGLENDDSPRASLQQPPASKRARAAAAAPAEEEKGHDMEPQVEVRQVEANGFFLQVLCEHKPGRFVRLMDAVNALGLDITNVNVTSYKTLVLNVLRVVRRDNEVTVQADRVRDSLLEVTRESYGVWSAPAPVVGSSGSIDVKLDCVDVKLDGGVDVQAPAAAATTEDHYGGYNHLLQYLA, encoded by the exons ATGGGAGGGGGAGATCACCGGTGCATGGCCGccacggcggccaccgccgctTCTGCCGGGTATGGAGGCGGCAGCGTGGAGGCTGCGCTGAGGCCTCTTGTTGGTGCACACGCCTGGGACTACTGCATCTGCTGGAGGCTGTCTCCTGATCAGAG GTTCTTGGAGATGACTGGGTTGTGCTGCAGCAGTGAGTTGGAGGCCCAGGTTTCTGCACTTGGCGAGCTGCCTTCGTCTATCCCACTGGATTCCTCATCTGCAGG GATGCACGCCGAGGCAATGATGTCCAACCAGCCGATTTGGCAGACCAGCTGCGTGCCAGCAGAGCTCCCAGCAAGTTGTTCCACT GATCTCGGATCCGCTGCCGGACCGAGGACGCGGTTGCTGGTGCcgatcgccggcggcctcgtcgaGCTCTTCGCCGCCAGATAC ATGGTGGAGGACGAGCAGATGGCAGAGCTGGTCAGGGAGCAGTGCGGGGTGCCGGCGCGGGCGACAGAGGGCGAGGGGGacgagggcggcgccgccgtgcacaTGTGGCCGGAGGCGCCGGGCTTCGCGTGGGACGGCGCCGACCCGCAACGTATGTACGGGGCGGTGCCGCCGTCGCTCAGCCAGTTCGACGCTGCGGGGGACCCGTtcctggcggcgccgccgcccggggtggtcgacgacgcggcggcggggtggcagTACGCCACAGCGGCCGGGAGCGAGCcgtcggtggtggcggcgcagcaggagcagcacggCGTGGCGCGCGCTGGAGGCACGGACTCGGGGTCCGAGGGGAGCGACTTGCAGGGGGAccccgaggacgacggcgacggtgacgcGCAggggcggggtggcggcggcggcggcaagggcggcAGCAAGCGGCAGCAGTGCAAGAACCTGGAGGCGGAGCGGAAGCGGAGGAAGAAGCTCAACGATGCGCTCTACAAGCTCAGGTCGCTCGTCCCCAACATCACCAAG ATGGACCGCGCTTCGATCCTCGGAGATGCGATCGACTACATCGTGGGGCTGCAGAACCAGGTGAAGGCGCTGCAGGACGAGCTGGAGGACCCGGCGGACGGCGCCCCTGACGTACTCCTGGACCacctgccgccggcgagcctagTGGGGCTGGAGAACGACGACTCGCCGCGCGCGAGCCTCCAACAGCCGCCGGCGAGCAAGAGGGcccgagcagcggcggcggcaccggcggaggaggagaaggggcaCGACATGGAGCCGCaggtggaggtgcggcaggTGGAGGCGAACGGGTTCTTCCTGCAGGTGCTGTGCGAGCACAAGCCCGGCCGCTTCGTTCGCCTCATGGACGCTGTCAACGCCCTCGGCCTCGATATCACCAACGTTAATGTCACCTCCTACAAGACCCTCGTCCTCAACGTCCTCCGCGTCGTC AGAAGGGACAATGAGGTGACGGTGCAGGCGGACAGGGTGAGGGACTCGCTGCTGGAGGTGACGCGGGAGTCGTACGGCGtctggtcggcgccggcgccggtggtggggaGCAGCGGCAGCATCGACGTCAAGCTCGACTGCGTCGACGTGAAGCTCGATGGCGGCGTCGATGTGCAGgcaccggcggccgcggccacgaCGGAGGACCATTACGGCGGCTACAACCATCTCCTCCAATACCTCGCCTGA